The DNA segment CACACCGGCACAGCGCGCAACGTGCGATGTGATGTTCATGGCAATGTATCGGCTATACTTTCTTCTTGGCCCCAAGGTGTGGTATGTGCTTGATCTGGGAAAAGCCCCGGTCCTTGCCATGAGAGAATGGATCTACTCCTATAGCAGCGAGACTGAAAGGCTGTCGCTTACTCCATCATAGGTAGACATATCAAGCGTGCATTCACAATGGTGAAACAGGAGTGCCTGGGGCTTGTATCTCTACTGAGCGTTTTGCTTCCTTCTCAGCTGCTGTAACAACGCCTTTGCGGCCATTTCTCAAGCTGCCAGTGACCAAGAACTGCGTATTCATCGAAGCACAGTCTATCACAGACAACCTGAGCTATCTTCAATAGCTATGTACACGTTGCGCGTCTTACACAGCGTTGTCAAATGGCCGAGCAATGTGTGTCCCCCTGCATGCGAGTCGTGCGAATTGGGAAATGGACTCAATATCCGCGAGCATACCGCCAGGAGAAGACAAATGGATTTGCGACATCGGGAGCAGCACAAAAGGCACTGGAACAGCGGAAAGGGCAACAAGTCGTGGTCTAGACGTGCGGAGTTTCAGGAGGTTTCACTTCGAGTGGCTGAGGACCGGACGATAGCACAAGTGCCGGAACTATCATCTCTCCTCGCTTGGCCGTTGTACCCATCATCGATTGTGAGTATGGTGTCGTTTTCCCGCTAAGCGTGTTCACCCGCGACCTCATGGCCCCTCCGACAAAGTCACGCGCAGTCAATTGCACTTCTGCTCTTTCCTGCAGTCGGAAAGCCTGTTGTAAGCATGACCGTTGCAGCTGCGATCTGAAGCTGGAGCAACTCCCGCAAGGCAGGCTTGGCAGGCGCGCGGCTTTCTGACTCTTCCTTCGTCGTTGATTCTTTGcacttcagcttcaccaACAGTGGCCCGCCATTCCGCCTCGACCTCTCCATGGACAATGGCGCCGCGCTTGTCGACATGTTTACCCTTCTACACAACCGGACTAGCCCGGCTCCAGGCAACATTTCCGGCCAACGActcctcgacctcgtcgTTGCCATTGATGGCTACGACGCAAAGGACGCCCTCGCCCATCTCCTGCAGACCATTGTGGCCAACGTCAACACAGATGAGACCTGTGGCTGTCACCGAGAGTTGGCAATCACAATCCTCGACGCCTTGACTGACTACGGTCTGTACACTCCTATGATCGCTTCGACTCACTGGCAGACCTCTGCCATGCGATCCGCACCTTTGCGTTGCCAGAATCAGTCGGATGCACCATCCTTGGGCCAATCTACGTGGAAGCGCGCCAGAGGTATGTTAGGCTCAGGGACGATACCTTGCGTTTCGAAAGCAATGCCGTGTGCCTTTTCCTGCATCAGACGGGGCTACAGTATCACCTGCTGTGGAGACTGCGCCTTGCTCgacgaggagatcgagaacATGAGCAGACATACCGGTGAGGAGCTGTACTGAAGTTTGGTGAGGACAGCTTTGGGAACAGGAGATGTGGGATAAAGACAACACAGAAGACACCGAGACATAACGACATAGCAGCTTGCAAGCAAAAACACGATATGCTCTGCACACTTACGAGGCTTGAATGCCCAGTTTAAGGCCCGTGCAGACGagctgaaggaggagaacGCTGCAGCCGCAACTCACCACAGGA comes from the Cercospora beticola chromosome 4, complete sequence genome and includes:
- a CDS encoding uncharacterized protein (antiSMASH:Cluster_7) encodes the protein MGHLDKTRRAVTHCYTYLFGWINAPEIEKIIRAYSKELTRHDLQTEVMNEATPAQRATCDVMFMAMYRLYFLLGPKVWYVLDLGKAPVLAMREWIYSYSSETERLSLTPS
- a CDS encoding uncharacterized protein (antiSMASH:Cluster_7), producing MDNGAALVDMFTLLHNRTSPAPGNISGQRLLDLVVAIDGYDAKDALAHLLQTIVANVNTDETCGCHRELAITILDALTDYGLYTPMIASTHWQTSAMRSAPLRCQNQSDAPSLGQSTWKRARGMLGSGTIPCVSKAMPCAFSCIRRGYSITCCGDCALLDEEIENMSRHTGEELY